The Leisingera daeponensis DSM 23529 genome includes the window GAACCAGCTGGTTGGTGCGGTTGTCCTCCGCCACCAGCAGCCGCAGGCGGCTGAACCCGGCAGCGGCCGGCGCGGCTGCCGCAGGCAGCGCGGCCGGGGCAGCAGGCTCGGCGCCGGGCCGCAGCGCGTCTTGCAGCATCCGCAGCAGCACCCGGTTGCGGGCAGGTTTCATCAGCACGTGCAAGGTCCGGCACTTTTTGAGCGCCTGATAGTCCGAGATCAGCCGGCTGCCGACGCAGAACACCACCGGCAGCTCCCGGCAGCCGGGCAGGCTGTGCAGCCGCTGGCACAGCTGTCTGGCCTGTTCCAGCGGCACGCTGTTTTCCACCAGCACCAGATCCGGCTGCTGCTGACGGGCGGCCAGCGCTTCCACCTGCTCCAGCAGCTCTGCTGCGCCGGGCGGGACCATCGTTTCCGCCCCCCAGTACGCCAGCTGGCGCAGCCGCACATCGCGCGAAAACGGCAGATCGGCCACCACGGCAACCCGCTTCCCGGCCAGCGGCCTGGAAGGGGCCGGTGACGGAGCCGCAACCGGCAGCGTCAGGCACACGGTGAAGCAGGAACCCTTGCCGGCCTGCGAGACCACATCGATGCGCCCGCCCATAGCCTGCGCCAGCCGCGAGGAGATGGCCAGCCCCAGACCGGTGCCCTCAAAGCGCCGGGCAGTTGTGCTTTCCACCTGCTCGAAGGCGTGGAAGATCTGGCCGATGCTGTCTTCGGGGATGCCAACGCCCGTGTCGCGGACGTCGATGCACAGCGGGATGTTGTGTCTGGGATCGTAATTGAGCGTGATGCTGATATGGCCTTCCAGAGTGAATTTGACGGCGTTGCCGACCAGGTTCATCAGGATCTGCCGCACCCGGCCGCTGTCGCCGATGAACTCCGGCGGCGTGTCCTCGGGGATGTCGATGCAGATTTCAACGCCCTTGGCCGTAGCGCTGGGCGACATCAGCGTGGCCACGTCATAAATCACATCGCGCAGGTTGAACGGCTGCTGCAGCATCTGCGCCTTGCCCGCTTCCAGCTTGGAAAAGTCCAGAATGTCATTGACGATGCGCAGCAGCGCCTCGGAAGAGGCGAGTATCGTGCTGGTGCAGGAGGTCTGCTCCGGGGTCAGCCGGGTTTCGTTCAGCACCTCAGCCATGCCCAGGACGCCGTTGATCGGCGTGCGGATTTCATGGCTCATGGTAGCCAGGAAACGGGATTTTGTCTCTGTGGCGGCCTCCGCGCGGGCCTTTTCCTGCTGCAGACGCTCGGCAATCCGCTTCTTTTCCTGCAGGCTCACGGCCAGCGTGTCGAGCGCCGCGAATACGGCGCGGATCTCGTCTTTGGCCGTTGGCGGGCCGGATTGCTCGCCGCTGGCCAGCCGCTGCAGCTTGGCGGCAGCCGATTGGATCGCGGTTGAAATGGCGTGGGCCTTGCGCATCGAAAAAATCAGCGCCGCGGCCATGATCAGCGCGGTCCCGGTCAGCCCGAGCACAAAGATGCGGGACAGCGCCTGGTTGGTTGCCGCCACGGTCTGCTCTGCGTGCGCCACCGCAAGCGCCGTCACCAGCGCGGCTTGCCGGGTGACGGCTTCGCTGCTCATCATCAGCGCGCTGAGCGTGGGGATCTCTTGTGCCGTTTTGATGCTGAGCAGAACCACTGCCATCTGGCACCACTCCGCCAGCGCCTGGTTCAGCGCTTCGGCCTCACCCCGGAGCAGCGCCGGCAGGGGCTGCTGCAGCAGGGCGCTCAGATCGCGGTTGATGACATTGAGATGCGCCTGGAATTCGCCGGCCACGTCCTCCTGCGGGATCAGCCGGGTCATCGCCAGCACGTCTTGGGCATAGGTCTGGGCGGCCGTGATGCCGGTGCTGACGCTGCTGGTGCGGCGGGTGACTTCCAGGGCGGCTTCCAGCACGGCGTCCTTGCGGCTGGACGCATAGACCGCCATGCCGCCGACCAGCAGCACGGCAAAAAGCGCCGCAACCGTAATGACAAGAACCGGCAGGACGATGGATCGCTTGATGATCATTAACGGATGCCTTCAGCCACACGCATCAATTGGCCGGCAGGATCGGGGTGGGCACATTGGTTTCATTGTCCGTTAGTGTCTCAAGAAAGGCGATGAGGTCTGCGATGTCGCCCTCGCTGGCGGCAAACCCCGCGATGTCCGTTTGCCGCTCAACGCCCGCCGCGCCGCCATCGGCGTAATGGCGGAGGACCGCAGGCAGCGATGGCAGCGAGCCGTCGTGCATATAGGGCGCCCGCAAGGCGATGTTCCGCAGGCCCGGGGTCTTGAAGCGGAAGTACCCGGCGGGGGTTTGCGGTGACACGCCGCCGCTGCCCAGGTCCGAGGCGGGCAGGCCGATGTCGTGCATTTTGTTGTCGGTGAACATCCAGCCGGAATGGCAGGACACGCAATTTGCCCGCCCGGTGAACAGCGCAAAGCCGCGCTTGGCGGCCTCCGGCACCGCAGTGTCATCCCCGCTGACCCAGCGGTCGAAACCGGCAACCCCGCTGACAATGGTGCGCTGGTAGGTGGCGAGGGCGGTGAGGATGGTTTCCTTGCGGATGCCCTGGCCGGGAAACAGCCGCTCGAACCAGGCCTTGTATTCGGTCACAGCCGTCAGGCGGGCGGTAATGTCCTCAAAACTTGCGTTCATCTCATTTGGGGCGGTGATCGGCCCCACTGCCTGTTCCTCAAGGCTGGCCGCGCGCCCGTCCCAAAACAGCGGCGTGATCCAAGCAGCATTCAGGATCGTCGGCGCATGGCGGTGCACGGGGTTGTCGCCGGCGCCGATCGCCTTGGGTACCGGAGTTTCCCAGCCGAAAGAGGGGTTGTGGCAGCTGGAGCAGCTGATGTTCTGCGCCCCGGACAGGCGCGGGTCGAAGAACAGCATCTTGCCCAGGGTGGCAATTCCGCGGTCATAAGGCGCGTTGTCCGGAAACGGCACGGTATCCGGACGCCGGAACGCATCGAGCCCGGCGGGTTGCGCCAGGCTCTGGACGGCCCAAAACAGCAGCGGCACCACGGCGGCGGCAGCTTTCCACTGCATTCAGGACCTCCTCTTGCAACCCATTCCTACCTATCTGGAATGGCAGCTTCTGAGAAGGCCGTTAATTTTACGTGAGCCATGCATGTTTGCTGCGGCAGAGGAGGCGGGCATCCGCCCGGTTTCATGGCTTGCCGGACACTTTCTTGGGGCCGATGCGCCGCGTGATCAGCCAGGGGGCGGTCTTCAGCACCATCAAAGCAAATCCTGCGGTCCACACCACGGCGGAAACCGTGATCCCGTCCCAGCCCGCGGCAAGCTCTGCACTGCCCGCAAGGCGCAGGGCGGCAGCACCCAGCAGCAGCATGAACGCAAGCGTAAGGGCCGGGCCAGCAACCAGCGGGCGGCCGCTGTGACCCATGGTGGCGCGCATCATTACCGCAAGGGTCATGCCGCCGATTGCGCCGATGCCCAGGATATGCGCCGCCGCCGCGGGCTGCAGCAGGCCGAAGGGCACGCCGCCCGCCGCGATCAGCCCCGCGGGCACCAGCGCATAAGCCAGGTGCAGCATCAGCAGCAGCGGATCCGGCAGGGTCGCAAGGCTGCGCCAGCGCGCCAGGCGCAGCAGGTGCAGCAGGCCCGCGGCCAGCAGGAGCGCACCGCTGGCGGCGGCCCAGGGCGCTGCGGTCCAGGCCACCAGCGCCGCCGCGCCAAAGACCAGCGTCACCGCATCGAACTTGCCAAAGGGCGCGGGCATTTTCGCAGCCCCCTGTTTCGCCAGCCAGTTGCGGGTGAAGCTGGGAATGATCCGCCCGCCGATCAGCATGATCAGAAAGATCAGAACCGCAATGCCCAGGCGGCGCGAGAGATCCGCCGCGCCTTCGGTCATCGCCTCAAGGTGGAAGCAAAGGTTGGCAAGGCCCAGCAGGGTGACCGGCACCAGAACCTTGAGGTTGCGCCAGTTTTCACCGGCAATGATCTCGCGCGCGATCATGGCGATGACGGCGGCCAGAAAGGCGCAGTCGACAACCAATACGCCCAACGCGGGAAGCCCCAGCAAGCCGGCCATCGCCAGCCGCCCCAGCAGCCACAGTCCGGAAAGCAGCGCCAGCGGCCAGCCGCGGGCAGGCATCCGCCCGGTCCAGTTCGGCACCGCAGTGAACAAAAAGCCCGCAACCACGGCGGCACCGTAGCCAAAGATCATCTCGTGAATGTGCCAGTCTGTTGCCAGGAAAGGCCCGCTATACCCCAGGTCGCCGCGCCAGATCAGCAGCCAGGCAGGCACCGCCAGCAGGGCAAACAGGCAAGCACCCAGAAAGAACGGCCTGAAGCCGAAGGAGAAAAGAACAGGTCCGGTATATTCGGTTCGCGCAGCCATGGTGGCCTCCTTGCATCCGGTCAACGACGGGCGGGCGGCACTGGTCAGGTGCCGCCCGCCGGTTCAGCGCAAGGGACGCAATCTTTCGCCGAACCCCGTGGATCAGCTCCGGCGGGCAGGATCGAGGGAGGCTTCCCCGGTTCCGGGTGCCGGTTTTTCCCGCACGGTTGTTTCCTCTGGCCTCACTATGCGATAACGGCGGGTGAACCTCTTTGTCCTTCAGCAAACTTGCGGTGCATTCTTGTCCAAGCTCGACGAAAGCCTTCTGACCGGGCTGCCGCCCTTCAGCCTCCTGGAGCGCGGCCAGATCCGCGAAATTCTCGACCAGGCGCTGCCCAAGCGCTATGACGAGGGCGCGGAGATTTTTCACGAAGGTCATGATGCCGAACGCTTCCACCTGCTGCTGGACGGCTACATCCGGGTGGTGAAAACCACCGAGGGCGGCGAGCAGATCATCGCGC containing:
- a CDS encoding hybrid sensor histidine kinase/response regulator, with the protein product MIIKRSIVLPVLVITVAALFAVLLVGGMAVYASSRKDAVLEAALEVTRRTSSVSTGITAAQTYAQDVLAMTRLIPQEDVAGEFQAHLNVINRDLSALLQQPLPALLRGEAEALNQALAEWCQMAVVLLSIKTAQEIPTLSALMMSSEAVTRQAALVTALAVAHAEQTVAATNQALSRIFVLGLTGTALIMAAALIFSMRKAHAISTAIQSAAAKLQRLASGEQSGPPTAKDEIRAVFAALDTLAVSLQEKKRIAERLQQEKARAEAATETKSRFLATMSHEIRTPINGVLGMAEVLNETRLTPEQTSCTSTILASSEALLRIVNDILDFSKLEAGKAQMLQQPFNLRDVIYDVATLMSPSATAKGVEICIDIPEDTPPEFIGDSGRVRQILMNLVGNAVKFTLEGHISITLNYDPRHNIPLCIDVRDTGVGIPEDSIGQIFHAFEQVESTTARRFEGTGLGLAISSRLAQAMGGRIDVVSQAGKGSCFTVCLTLPVAAPSPAPSRPLAGKRVAVVADLPFSRDVRLRQLAYWGAETMVPPGAAELLEQVEALAARQQQPDLVLVENSVPLEQARQLCQRLHSLPGCRELPVVFCVGSRLISDYQALKKCRTLHVLMKPARNRVLLRMLQDALRPGAEPAAPAALPAAAAPAAAGFSRLRLLVAEDNRTNQLVLKKMLGPSGIQMTICSNGQEAVETFAAQPFDLVLMDMSMPVMDGLEATRRLRAWEQENGRAPCPILALTANVLSADEAACRAAGMVGFLSKPVRKQELLGQIAKWTGIADAANAVLQARQA
- a CDS encoding cytochrome-c peroxidase; its protein translation is MQWKAAAAVVPLLFWAVQSLAQPAGLDAFRRPDTVPFPDNAPYDRGIATLGKMLFFDPRLSGAQNISCSSCHNPSFGWETPVPKAIGAGDNPVHRHAPTILNAAWITPLFWDGRAASLEEQAVGPITAPNEMNASFEDITARLTAVTEYKAWFERLFPGQGIRKETILTALATYQRTIVSGVAGFDRWVSGDDTAVPEAAKRGFALFTGRANCVSCHSGWMFTDNKMHDIGLPASDLGSGGVSPQTPAGYFRFKTPGLRNIALRAPYMHDGSLPSLPAVLRHYADGGAAGVERQTDIAGFAASEGDIADLIAFLETLTDNETNVPTPILPAN
- a CDS encoding NnrS family protein, giving the protein MAARTEYTGPVLFSFGFRPFFLGACLFALLAVPAWLLIWRGDLGYSGPFLATDWHIHEMIFGYGAAVVAGFLFTAVPNWTGRMPARGWPLALLSGLWLLGRLAMAGLLGLPALGVLVVDCAFLAAVIAMIAREIIAGENWRNLKVLVPVTLLGLANLCFHLEAMTEGAADLSRRLGIAVLIFLIMLIGGRIIPSFTRNWLAKQGAAKMPAPFGKFDAVTLVFGAAALVAWTAAPWAAASGALLLAAGLLHLLRLARWRSLATLPDPLLLMLHLAYALVPAGLIAAGGVPFGLLQPAAAAHILGIGAIGGMTLAVMMRATMGHSGRPLVAGPALTLAFMLLLGAAALRLAGSAELAAGWDGITVSAVVWTAGFALMVLKTAPWLITRRIGPKKVSGKP